Proteins encoded within one genomic window of Candidatus Zixiibacteriota bacterium:
- a CDS encoding class I adenylate-forming enzyme family protein produces MKLFDILLRGAALSPDKPAVRHGHDEITYRQLLASVKSLTAFLRNQPISPDARAAIIWENSLTYVSCFFGITASELTVVPIDTSLGAAGFRKIINDCRPEVLFVQPKFAAALKAAIDEQSSVRLILSEQLLETPANGAQCTLLPYTASDINSFVNVPDVNDLPDDGSMTFADWQGSPDDLAAIFYTSGSTGEPKGVMLSHRNLVSNTVGTVEYLRLTKKDTVLVVLPFYYIYGNSLLLTHLLVGGCVVIENRFAYPQLVIKALEETGVTGFSGVPSTFIMLLNMDRFDPAGMPHLRYITQAGGAMAPDVIRRLMDRVGGTVEIFIMYGQTEASPRISWLPPEMLANHVGSVGQPVPGVEIHLLDDDGRPVADGDIGEIVVGGPGVMLGYWNNNDEKVLRNRLLYTGDLARHDESDLYTIVARKKEIIKAGGYRVSAKEVEETLLEHKAVLEVAVIGIKDPLLGEAIKAVVVLKEPNSCDESDLKNHVKARLPWHKVPKVVEFRDSLPKYKTGKINKLALSDEQS; encoded by the coding sequence ATGAAACTCTTCGACATACTCCTTAGAGGAGCGGCTCTGTCACCGGACAAGCCGGCGGTGCGGCACGGCCATGATGAAATCACCTACCGCCAACTGCTTGCGTCAGTTAAAAGCCTGACTGCTTTTTTGCGGAATCAGCCAATCTCTCCCGATGCTCGGGCAGCTATTATTTGGGAAAACAGCCTGACCTATGTCTCCTGCTTTTTCGGGATCACCGCCTCAGAATTGACCGTAGTGCCTATTGATACTTCACTAGGAGCGGCCGGATTCAGAAAAATCATAAACGACTGCCGTCCGGAAGTATTGTTTGTCCAGCCGAAATTCGCTGCTGCTCTCAAGGCCGCCATTGACGAACAATCCTCAGTTCGTCTCATTCTTTCCGAACAACTACTTGAAACACCAGCCAACGGAGCCCAATGTACCCTGTTGCCGTATACTGCTTCGGATATTAATTCATTTGTCAATGTCCCGGACGTAAACGACCTTCCCGACGACGGCAGTATGACTTTCGCTGACTGGCAAGGTTCACCCGATGACCTGGCAGCGATCTTTTACACTTCAGGAAGTACGGGAGAACCCAAAGGAGTGATGCTGTCCCACCGCAATTTGGTGAGCAATACGGTAGGTACGGTCGAATATCTGCGCCTGACTAAAAAAGACACTGTGCTTGTCGTATTACCATTCTATTACATCTACGGCAATTCGCTTCTTTTAACGCACCTGCTGGTGGGTGGTTGTGTCGTTATTGAAAACCGTTTCGCCTACCCTCAACTGGTAATAAAAGCTCTTGAGGAAACCGGCGTTACGGGCTTTTCCGGGGTGCCCTCGACTTTCATCATGTTACTGAATATGGATCGATTCGACCCTGCCGGCATGCCTCATCTACGGTACATTACTCAGGCCGGCGGTGCAATGGCTCCGGATGTAATCAGGCGGCTAATGGATCGTGTCGGAGGAACCGTTGAGATATTCATCATGTACGGACAAACCGAGGCTTCTCCCCGCATCAGTTGGCTTCCGCCTGAGATGCTGGCCAATCATGTAGGTTCGGTCGGCCAACCGGTTCCGGGGGTAGAAATCCACCTGCTGGACGACGACGGTCGGCCTGTTGCCGACGGCGATATCGGTGAAATCGTGGTGGGGGGGCCCGGTGTCATGTTGGGATACTGGAATAACAACGATGAAAAAGTCCTGCGCAATCGTCTCCTTTATACCGGAGACCTGGCAAGACATGATGAATCAGATCTTTACACGATTGTCGCTAGAAAAAAAGAGATAATAAAAGCCGGTGGCTATCGTGTCAGCGCCAAAGAGGTCGAAGAAACCCTTCTTGAACACAAGGCTGTTCTGGAAGTTGCAGTGATCGGCATTAAAGATCCTCTTCTTGGCGAGGCTATCAAGGCGGTGGTGGTTCTGAAAGAGCCAAATTCATGCGATGAAAGCGACCTTAAAAATCACGTCAAAGCCCGCCTTCCCTGGCATAAAGTCCCGAAAGTCGTTGAATTCAGGGATTCATTGCCGAAATATAAGACCGGAAAAATCAATAAGTTAGCTCTGTCCGACGAACAATCGTAA
- a CDS encoding rhodanese-like domain-containing protein, whose amino-acid sequence MAIKESIIIVVLSVMISLIVNVFSPNSIPIIGQYRDLHTGDGPIVPPDSGPNDPPFIAVDVAELDFSQNAAVFIDARDPDEFECSTIPGSINIPFEELPEGDLGLYIDSCLGGVDKNQRIITFCSGEECDLSLHLARNMQALGYTNLAIFFGGSREWEKFGLEMERRKDCGE is encoded by the coding sequence ATGGCAATAAAAGAGTCGATAATTATCGTAGTCCTGTCGGTAATGATTTCTCTGATAGTGAATGTTTTCTCTCCCAACAGCATTCCGATCATTGGTCAATATCGCGATCTTCATACCGGCGACGGGCCAATAGTCCCTCCGGACTCTGGTCCCAACGACCCTCCTTTTATAGCAGTTGATGTCGCCGAGCTGGATTTTTCTCAGAACGCGGCGGTTTTCATTGATGCCCGCGATCCGGATGAATTCGAATGCTCGACGATCCCGGGATCTATCAATATCCCCTTTGAAGAACTCCCCGAGGGAGATCTGGGACTGTATATCGATTCCTGTCTTGGCGGCGTTGATAAAAACCAGCGTATTATAACTTTCTGTTCCGGTGAGGAATGTGACCTTTCGCTGCATCTGGCTCGCAACATGCAAGCCCTTGGATACACCAATCTGGCGATTTTCTTCGGAGGTTCGAGAGAATGGGAGAAATTCGGGCTTGAGATGGAGAGGAGGAAAGATTGCGGCGAATAA
- a CDS encoding MauE/DoxX family redox-associated membrane protein: MRRIIDSDLLTMLVRLAVGITFIYASFYKIIEPDSFARSIWFYHMLPGTLINLMALILPWIELIAGLCVIFGIWYRGSVLLANLMTVMFIVALSTAAIRGINIDCGCFKAAEASSKSALDALWFDLLLILGTVWLWFSRSTAWRAVPTRRR; the protein is encoded by the coding sequence TTGCGGCGAATAATCGACTCCGACCTGCTCACCATGCTGGTTCGTTTGGCCGTAGGCATAACGTTCATCTATGCGTCGTTCTATAAAATCATCGAGCCGGATTCGTTTGCGCGATCGATCTGGTTCTACCACATGCTGCCGGGCACGCTGATCAATCTCATGGCTCTGATTCTACCGTGGATAGAACTGATTGCGGGATTATGTGTGATTTTCGGTATATGGTATCGAGGTTCGGTATTGCTGGCTAATCTTATGACGGTGATGTTTATCGTGGCACTGTCTACGGCAGCGATTCGCGGGATTAATATCGACTGTGGTTGTTTCAAGGCCGCGGAAGCTTCGAGCAAATCCGCTCTGGATGCACTTTGGTTCGATTTATTACTGATTCTCGGTACGGTCTGGCTGTGGTTCAGCCGTTCGACCGCCTGGCGGGCGGTGCCGACCAGGCGTCGTTAG
- the pilM gene encoding pilus assembly protein PilM, producing MARLSEKILNRLKGKHRPNSPDSASSPEHQFAEHQVKPNRRFFIGNRVAVQIDDHNICIAAARSNGLKASLSALKRIPISGEIATDELRDEFIAQTVSKFLRQHGIRSAEMCIALSGRETTFRTFSMPAMNSGELKSAISFEAKKQVPFPIDECLYDYRRTARVTTADRERDMIALQAATRRYVKQLIEPFRKQDLVVSQIHFAQEALGYLLPHLPGFNPEQTQAVITLAANRSDISFYRGTQLEFHRSGSVGSGDLGDTPDDYHLEMFVEALSGEVQTSFDFYSGQYGRPLSNRIFITGQIPAEDKIAALLTKSAGSEYTPLPVNQLSFLGNISDISNEELNCCIGAIAVATSNTTLGNLAPDKEKAIDQDRRTTYRARAATLVLAIILAFSWWFMTRDMQIAREELRQIESQLTHLRGTEAYVTYQILKRQVAASQEYVNQAKETPSHFYLNLKELTRLTPDNVYLSHLIFDSHAPVQSMIIEGSVLSGQIPPELTLAEFVERLAASPFYRDVKVERHIKRRQKDGFQIDFTLAMAGGI from the coding sequence ATGGCCCGACTGAGCGAAAAAATACTCAACCGCTTGAAAGGCAAACACAGACCGAACTCACCGGATTCCGCATCATCTCCCGAGCATCAGTTTGCCGAACATCAAGTCAAACCGAATCGACGGTTTTTCATAGGTAATCGTGTCGCCGTTCAGATAGACGACCACAATATCTGTATCGCGGCGGCTCGATCGAATGGACTCAAAGCCTCTCTCTCAGCTCTGAAACGGATTCCGATTTCGGGAGAAATAGCGACCGATGAACTTCGGGATGAATTTATCGCTCAGACGGTCTCGAAATTCCTCAGGCAGCATGGCATACGCTCGGCGGAGATGTGTATCGCTCTAAGCGGACGCGAGACGACTTTTAGAACATTCTCCATGCCGGCTATGAATTCCGGAGAACTCAAATCCGCTATCTCTTTTGAGGCCAAGAAACAGGTACCGTTCCCGATTGACGAATGTCTTTACGATTATCGCCGAACCGCTCGTGTCACAACCGCTGATCGCGAACGTGACATGATTGCTTTACAGGCGGCAACTCGACGCTATGTTAAGCAGTTGATCGAGCCGTTTCGCAAACAGGACCTGGTTGTTTCACAGATCCATTTCGCACAAGAAGCATTGGGGTATCTTCTTCCCCACTTGCCCGGGTTCAATCCTGAACAAACCCAGGCGGTTATCACACTAGCAGCTAATCGCTCGGATATTTCTTTCTATCGCGGGACGCAACTTGAATTCCATCGCAGTGGCTCGGTTGGATCGGGGGACCTGGGCGACACTCCTGACGACTACCATTTAGAAATGTTCGTCGAAGCACTTTCCGGCGAAGTGCAAACATCGTTCGACTTCTATTCGGGTCAGTACGGTCGTCCCTTGTCCAATCGCATTTTTATAACCGGTCAAATTCCGGCCGAAGATAAAATTGCTGCTTTACTTACGAAATCTGCAGGTTCCGAATACACACCGCTGCCGGTTAACCAGCTCAGTTTTCTGGGAAACATCAGTGATATTAGCAATGAAGAACTGAATTGCTGTATCGGAGCCATTGCCGTAGCAACGAGCAACACAACTTTAGGAAATCTTGCTCCCGATAAAGAAAAAGCCATAGATCAGGATCGCCGGACAACATATCGAGCACGAGCCGCCACACTGGTTTTGGCCATCATTCTCGCTTTTTCCTGGTGGTTCATGACCAGAGATATGCAAATCGCCCGTGAAGAACTTCGTCAGATCGAAAGCCAGTTAACCCATTTAAGGGGCACCGAGGCTTATGTAACCTATCAAATCCTGAAACGGCAGGTTGCGGCAAGCCAGGAATATGTTAATCAGGCGAAGGAAACACCGAGCCATTTCTATTTGAATCTGAAAGAACTGACTCGATTAACTCCCGATAATGTCTACCTCAGCCACCTCATTTTCGACAGCCATGCTCCTGTCCAGAGTATGATTATCGAAGGCAGCGTTTTGTCGGGACAAATTCCTCCGGAATTGACTCTGGCTGAATTTGTCGAGCGTCTCGCGGCTTCCCCGTTTTATCGTGATGTCAAAGTAGAGCGACATATCAAACGGCGCCAAAAGGATGGTTTTCAAATAGATTTCACGTTGGCCATGGCGGGAGGCATCTGA
- a CDS encoding prepilin-type N-terminal cleavage/methylation domain-containing protein, translated as MLLVKTPGKQNRGLPPVAEMTRPQQTRSDCGFTLIEVVMIIVILGIIAAVAIPRFGDMSNASKEAATQQELAILKKAIVGDASITAGGKMVNRGFEGDVGFVPSRLQDLVTKPDSVSSYNPLTRLGWNGPYIDGSNGLYLTDAWSSNYVYTPSLRVITSVGGGDTISVTF; from the coding sequence ATGTTATTGGTGAAAACTCCTGGTAAGCAGAACCGCGGGCTGCCGCCGGTAGCCGAAATGACCAGGCCGCAGCAGACTCGTTCTGACTGCGGCTTTACATTGATCGAAGTGGTCATGATAATCGTCATTCTCGGCATTATCGCCGCGGTGGCAATCCCTCGGTTCGGAGACATGAGCAACGCTTCGAAAGAGGCGGCGACACAACAGGAATTAGCGATCCTGAAGAAGGCCATCGTCGGCGATGCTTCCATAACGGCTGGAGGTAAGATGGTCAACCGGGGATTCGAAGGTGATGTCGGTTTCGTACCATCACGGCTGCAGGATCTTGTTACCAAACCGGACAGTGTCAGCTCATACAATCCGCTGACACGACTCGGCTGGAATGGCCCGTACATCGATGGTTCGAATGGGTTGTACCTGACCGATGCCTGGAGCAGCAACTATGTTTACACCCCGTCACTCAGGGTAATTACCTCGGTTGGCGGCGGCGACACTATTTCAGTGACTTTCTAG
- a CDS encoding prepilin-type N-terminal cleavage/methylation domain-containing protein: MRLKPNQKGFTLIEVVIIIVILGILAAVAIPKYQDLSTEAKEAAARSALGAMRSAVTIYYATSAVKTGTATWPPYDSLVSVGVVMEQAIPKNPFVSTLQDSVYQVAAGVTKGAVQAGGAGWVYKPSTGEVWLNSNVIGENSW, translated from the coding sequence ATGCGACTGAAACCGAACCAGAAAGGTTTCACACTGATCGAAGTAGTGATCATCATTGTGATCCTCGGTATCCTGGCTGCGGTGGCGATCCCGAAATATCAGGATTTGTCAACCGAAGCCAAGGAGGCTGCCGCCCGTAGTGCTCTGGGCGCGATGCGTTCAGCCGTTACGATTTATTACGCCACTTCGGCCGTCAAGACCGGCACGGCTACCTGGCCGCCGTACGATTCATTGGTATCGGTCGGTGTGGTGATGGAACAGGCGATTCCGAAGAATCCGTTCGTGTCAACGCTGCAGGACAGTGTTTATCAGGTCGCCGCCGGTGTAACCAAGGGAGCAGTTCAGGCTGGCGGAGCCGGTTGGGTATACAAACCGTCCACCGGAGAAGTATGGCTGAATTCCAATGTTATTGGTGAAAACTCCTGGTAA
- a CDS encoding type II secretion system F family protein, translating to MPTQFKYRAVSDDGSPTDGIIAADSNAQVQEFLAEQKLTPVWIKPARKNIAFYLSGVLGGGAMDELITFTNSMSTLYRAGVPLLRALSLIRIGQKDSRFNYAISQIRLSLQSGRALSTALGEFEDIFPPIYVASVAAGEESGKLDEILDELALVMEKEMTLTRLIKSGVRYPTMVIIALAVAFLVLVTYVVPKFVAFYGAFEADLPIFTKALIWISGFLKQYWAIILGVVAAGFFGFRKAVQNDKVRLALDTFMLKVPVLGQLVIKGNVARFSMMFRILLQSGLPMIRSMEVLIDSVKNQRMALEIKKMREMFQEGRDGQLADSGFEYFPEMALQMISIGLESGSLDRMLTELGEHYRKDVEYTSKHLTSILEPILTVVMGVAVLILALAIFLPMWNLIKVFQGH from the coding sequence ATGCCGACCCAGTTTAAGTATCGTGCTGTCTCCGATGACGGCTCCCCCACCGACGGTATCATTGCTGCCGACAGCAATGCTCAGGTTCAGGAGTTCCTGGCTGAACAAAAGTTGACCCCGGTCTGGATCAAACCGGCTCGCAAGAACATTGCTTTTTACCTCTCCGGCGTGCTCGGTGGAGGGGCAATGGACGAGTTGATTACTTTCACTAATTCGATGTCGACTCTGTATCGAGCGGGTGTTCCTCTCCTCAGAGCTCTGAGTTTGATTCGAATCGGGCAAAAAGACAGCCGCTTCAACTATGCCATATCACAGATTCGTTTGAGCTTGCAATCGGGACGTGCACTCAGCACCGCGTTGGGTGAATTCGAGGATATTTTTCCACCGATATATGTCGCTTCGGTAGCTGCCGGTGAAGAGAGCGGTAAACTCGATGAGATCCTAGATGAACTGGCGCTGGTGATGGAAAAAGAAATGACTCTCACCCGCCTTATCAAGTCCGGTGTGCGTTATCCAACCATGGTAATTATCGCTCTGGCAGTAGCGTTTCTGGTATTGGTGACATACGTCGTACCGAAATTCGTGGCCTTTTACGGCGCCTTTGAAGCTGACTTGCCGATTTTTACAAAAGCCCTGATCTGGATCAGCGGTTTCCTGAAGCAGTATTGGGCTATCATTTTGGGAGTGGTTGCAGCGGGATTTTTCGGATTCAGAAAAGCTGTCCAGAACGATAAAGTTCGGTTGGCTTTAGATACATTTATGCTCAAAGTGCCGGTTTTAGGCCAGCTCGTTATTAAAGGAAATGTCGCCCGTTTTTCCATGATGTTCCGGATCCTGCTGCAGTCGGGACTCCCGATGATCCGCTCTATGGAGGTTCTGATCGACTCCGTAAAAAACCAGCGTATGGCACTGGAAATCAAGAAGATGCGCGAAATGTTTCAGGAGGGGCGAGACGGCCAGTTGGCCGACAGTGGATTCGAGTATTTCCCCGAAATGGCACTGCAGATGATCTCTATTGGTCTCGAATCCGGTTCTTTGGACCGAATGCTAACTGAATTAGGTGAGCATTATCGCAAGGATGTTGAATATACCTCAAAACACCTGACTTCAATCCTTGAACCCATCCTGACCGTGGTCATGGGTGTCGCGGTGCTGATCCTGGCGCTCGCGATTTTCTTACCTATGTGGAACCTTATCAAGGTGTTCCAAGGACACTAG
- a CDS encoding ATPase, T2SS/T4P/T4SS family: protein MGTKKKIGDLLIEKGFITQDQLDEGLREQRLSGERLGEVLVEKGFITEDQLTETISERLGIPKISLNQMVIDPSIVQRVTVDVARRYLLIPIFEIGNTMTLAMADPLNIIAIDEIKYLTGSEVRRAVANPSEIKAAIDEYYSVADSLRHMIGPGKDRASGTAGDSDTAKIEIKSPIDQSETETPVVKLVNLIISKAVKDRATDIHIEPDELKMRVRYRVDGVMREEADPPKSMQNELVSRIKVAADLDVSEKRLPQDGRFMMAVDGRPVDLRISTLPTIHGEKIVIRILDRRNLMLAFKDLGFNPEVEEPWNNVIHKPEGLILITGPTSSGKTSTLYTTLQEINSVEKNIITVEDPVEYSLPLINQIQVNEKAGLDFATTLRAILRQNPDIIMVGEIRDPETARMAIRSALTGHTVFSTMHTNDAPSAISRLIDMGIEPYLVASAVKGVLAQRLVRTNCPECRDPYMPSEAVLRRAQLTGNAHDIRFTKGMGCPNCKNTGLRGLTGVFEFVEVTNRLQEMIISSASINQITHEARHHGYRTLFEAGLDKVNEGSIMLEELLKETSSSEEMQLDFDAAASVGVIHADPV from the coding sequence ATGGGAACAAAAAAGAAGATCGGCGACCTCCTTATCGAGAAGGGGTTTATCACCCAGGACCAACTGGATGAGGGACTCCGTGAGCAACGACTTTCCGGAGAACGTCTCGGTGAAGTCCTTGTTGAGAAGGGTTTCATCACCGAGGATCAGCTAACCGAGACGATCTCGGAGCGGCTCGGCATCCCTAAAATCTCGCTAAATCAGATGGTGATCGACCCCAGTATTGTCCAGCGAGTTACAGTCGATGTCGCTCGTCGCTATCTGCTTATACCGATTTTCGAGATCGGCAACACTATGACTCTGGCCATGGCCGATCCCCTCAACATTATCGCTATTGACGAAATCAAGTACCTCACCGGCTCCGAAGTCAGAAGAGCCGTGGCGAATCCATCGGAGATTAAGGCCGCCATAGATGAGTATTATTCGGTAGCGGACTCTCTTCGGCACATGATTGGCCCGGGTAAGGATCGGGCTTCCGGAACTGCCGGCGACAGCGATACTGCTAAGATTGAAATAAAATCTCCGATTGACCAGAGTGAGACCGAAACACCGGTCGTCAAGCTGGTCAACCTGATTATCTCCAAAGCGGTCAAGGATCGCGCTACGGATATTCATATCGAGCCGGATGAACTCAAAATGAGAGTGCGATACCGAGTTGACGGAGTCATGCGTGAGGAAGCCGACCCGCCGAAGTCAATGCAAAATGAGCTGGTTTCTCGTATCAAAGTGGCTGCTGACCTGGATGTCTCTGAAAAAAGATTGCCACAGGATGGAAGATTCATGATGGCGGTCGACGGTCGGCCGGTGGACCTGCGAATCTCTACCCTTCCGACGATACATGGCGAGAAAATCGTTATCCGTATTCTGGACCGTCGCAATCTCATGCTGGCGTTCAAGGATCTCGGTTTCAATCCCGAGGTGGAAGAACCCTGGAATAATGTGATTCATAAACCGGAAGGACTGATCCTGATTACCGGTCCGACCTCAAGCGGTAAAACCTCGACTCTCTACACTACTCTGCAGGAAATCAACTCGGTCGAAAAGAACATCATCACGGTCGAGGACCCGGTCGAGTATTCGCTTCCATTGATCAATCAGATTCAGGTGAACGAAAAAGCCGGCCTTGATTTTGCCACTACCCTGCGAGCCATACTCAGACAGAATCCGGACATCATCATGGTAGGAGAGATCCGTGATCCGGAAACCGCCCGTATGGCGATTCGGTCAGCCCTGACCGGTCATACGGTATTCTCAACCATGCACACCAACGATGCTCCTTCGGCAATATCACGATTAATCGATATGGGCATTGAACCGTATCTGGTCGCCTCGGCCGTAAAAGGCGTGCTTGCCCAGCGTTTGGTCAGAACCAATTGTCCCGAATGCCGCGATCCATACATGCCGTCAGAGGCCGTTCTACGAAGAGCTCAGCTAACCGGCAATGCCCACGACATAAGATTCACCAAGGGAATGGGTTGTCCCAATTGCAAAAATACCGGGTTACGCGGTCTGACCGGCGTGTTCGAGTTTGTGGAGGTCACCAATCGTCTCCAGGAAATGATTATCTCCAGCGCATCAATCAACCAGATCACGCATGAGGCGCGACACCACGGCTACCGAACGCTGTTCGAAGCCGGACTGGATAAAGTCAACGAGGGTTCGATCATGTTGGAAGAACTTCTCAAAGAGACCTCATCCAGCGAAGAGATGCAACTGGATTTCGATGCTGCGGCCTCAGTGGGAGTAATCCATGCCGACCCAGTTTAA
- a CDS encoding M6 family metalloprotease domain-containing protein: MNKFCNNRKKLSLLSMLAAASLMILSTVAVASPPHPDLVEQIKSGQKAEPYFLKNLSAMRTKGINSPERFEPFAGTFAASKTVVKSPEDVTTFKVLAILVQFGDNTSQVSAEFFDSLIFDEAGYTVHDYYSTVSFGQIDLVTVNLPSVAGWQTAPQPYAYYVDGQNGTGSYPNNTQKLVEDMVDAVNASVDFSEYDNDNNGTVDVLIVIHSGTGAEYSGSDDDIWSHKWAIIPKYVDGVWVSDFTIQPEYWTSPGDMTIGVYAHELGHGFGLPDLYDTDYSSKGVGKWCIMSYGSWLGPLSRGGRPAQFCAWAKKELGIVTPTNITANVEQQPIGNATDNAEAYRLWNTGSESDEYFLIENRQKTGYDTYLPGSGLLIWHIDDAKANNTKEWYPGLSTSDHSMVALEQADGLYELEYNSDNGDAGDPFPGTYNQSNFNSLSNPSSDAYDGTGSLVGVEDISLSASTMHADLIVGLSAGTEDNEDDNQDEGDNTNPGSMLPQGVNLSQNYPNPFNPETHIAFTIGEAGEVTIDVFNVAGQRIKVLLNTNITAGEHEVIWDGTDEQGSNVASGIYFYRILGAGSQDVKKMVLLR, translated from the coding sequence ATGAACAAGTTCTGTAACAATCGCAAGAAATTGAGCCTTCTCTCAATGTTGGCGGCAGCCTCGTTAATGATTCTTTCAACCGTTGCGGTAGCTTCTCCGCCTCATCCGGATCTGGTGGAGCAGATTAAATCCGGCCAGAAGGCCGAGCCTTATTTCCTGAAAAACCTTTCGGCTATGCGGACTAAGGGAATCAATTCACCCGAACGTTTTGAACCGTTCGCCGGTACGTTTGCCGCCTCCAAGACTGTCGTAAAATCACCTGAAGATGTCACGACGTTTAAAGTCCTGGCAATTCTCGTTCAGTTTGGCGATAACACCAGCCAGGTTTCAGCGGAGTTTTTTGACAGTCTGATATTCGACGAAGCCGGCTATACCGTCCATGATTACTATTCGACGGTAAGTTTCGGACAGATCGACTTGGTTACGGTTAATCTCCCATCGGTAGCCGGTTGGCAAACCGCTCCTCAGCCTTACGCCTACTACGTCGACGGTCAGAACGGCACCGGCAGTTATCCCAACAATACCCAGAAACTGGTAGAGGATATGGTTGATGCCGTCAACGCCAGCGTCGATTTTTCGGAATACGACAACGACAACAACGGCACGGTTGATGTCCTTATCGTTATCCATTCCGGAACAGGCGCCGAGTATTCCGGCAGTGACGACGATATCTGGTCACACAAATGGGCAATAATACCTAAATACGTGGACGGTGTCTGGGTTTCGGATTTCACTATTCAGCCGGAGTACTGGACCAGCCCCGGTGACATGACCATTGGTGTCTATGCTCATGAACTCGGTCATGGTTTCGGTCTCCCGGATCTCTATGACACCGACTATAGCTCCAAAGGAGTTGGTAAGTGGTGCATAATGAGCTACGGATCATGGCTGGGACCGCTCTCTCGCGGCGGACGTCCGGCTCAGTTCTGTGCCTGGGCGAAAAAAGAACTTGGGATCGTTACCCCGACCAACATAACCGCCAACGTGGAACAGCAGCCGATCGGCAATGCAACCGATAACGCCGAAGCCTATCGTCTGTGGAACACGGGCTCCGAATCGGATGAATACTTCCTCATAGAAAACCGTCAGAAAACCGGCTATGATACGTATCTGCCGGGTAGCGGCCTTTTGATCTGGCATATCGATGACGCCAAGGCGAACAATACCAAAGAATGGTATCCCGGACTCAGCACTTCTGATCATTCAATGGTCGCTTTAGAACAGGCTGACGGCCTCTATGAACTCGAATACAACAGTGATAACGGCGATGCGGGCGATCCTTTCCCCGGCACATACAACCAGTCGAATTTTAACAGCCTCAGCAATCCGTCTTCCGATGCTTACGATGGAACCGGTTCACTGGTCGGTGTTGAAGATATCAGTCTCTCGGCCTCGACCATGCATGCCGACCTTATCGTCGGCCTCTCAGCCGGGACTGAAGATAATGAAGACGACAACCAGGATGAAGGTGATAACACCAATCCCGGCAGTATGCTGCCTCAGGGAGTGAATCTGTCACAGAATTACCCGAATCCGTTCAATCCCGAGACACATATCGCCTTTACCATCGGTGAAGCGGGTGAAGTTACCATTGACGTCTTCAATGTCGCCGGACAGCGCATCAAGGTTCTTCTCAACACCAATATCACCGCCGGTGAACACGAGGTTATCTGGGACGGTACGGATGAACAAGGCAGCAACGTAGCCTCGGGCATCTACTTCTACCGCATCCTGGGCGCGGGCTCACAAGATGTGAAAAAGATGGTACTCTTAAGATAG